The DNA sequence CCGTGCGCCGGCCCGACCGGCGGCTGCTGGGCGTCACCGGCCTGCTCTTCGCCGTCGTCCACTTCCTCCCCTACCCCGTCTCCGACCTGCCGGTGGGCAACCCGCGCGGGCTGGCGCTGGACGCGATCAACGCGGTCGTCATCGCGGCGGCGCCGATCGCGCTGGGGCTGCTCTCCCGGACCCGCCGCGAACTGGCCGCCCGACTGGACGAACTGACCCGCAGCCGGGCCCGCGAGGACCGGCTCCTCGCCGACCGGGTCCTCGCGACCGAACGCGCCCGGCTCGCCCGCGAGATGCACGACGTCGTCGCCCACCAGGTGAGCCTGATCAGTCTTCAGGCGGGCGCGGTGCAGGTCAGCACGGCCGACACCCGGGCCCGCGCCGGGGCGCGGACCATCCGCGAGCTGTCGGTGCGCACGCTGGACGAACTGCGGCACATGGTCGGCATCCTGCGGGCGGCGGGCGCGGACACCGAGGAGCTGACACCGCAGCCGAAGCTCGCGGACCTGCTGCGGCTGATCGAACTGAGCGCGCTCGACGTCACGTACGAGGCCGCGTACGACCCCGCCGCCGAACGCTCGGAGGCGGTCGAACGGGCCGCCTTCCGCACCGTGCAGGAGGCGCTGACGAACGTGCGCAAACACGCGCCCGGGGCGAAGGTACGGGTGCGGGTGGACGAGCCGGACGGCGGGCTGCGCGTCGAGGTCCGCAACGGGCCGGCCGACTCGGCCGTCCCGGCACCCGGGCTGCCCGGCGGCGGCCACGGCCTGGTGGGGCTGCGGGAGCGCGCGCAGAGTCTCGGCGGCACGCTGGAGGCGGCGCCGACGGAGGACGACGGGTTCGTGGTGCGGGCGCGCTTTCCGCGCGGGGGATGAGCGTGCGGCTTCCGCGCGGGGGTGGCCGGGTGTTGTACGGGCGGGGGTGAGCGTGTGCTTTACGGCGGCGGGCTTCCCGGCCGGAGGTGACCGCGTGCTGACCGGCGGCGTGCTTCCCGGACGGTGGTGACCGTGTGCTTTTCCGCGCGGAAGGTGACCGTGGGGCGCCGGACGGCGTCAGTGTGCGGCGTTCGGTGCCGGTGTGCGCGCTTTCGGTACCGGTGTGCGCACCTTCGGGCATGTCGACGGCCCCCGGCGCCGTGCGGCGC is a window from the Streptomyces mobaraensis genome containing:
- a CDS encoding sensor histidine kinase, which gives rise to MNPRARSRPAWVPLVAPVALAVADALLVNGVTPGAALLLSLAAAVALLWRRRFPVTVFLAVLPGFYIGYIWFAPLIALYTVAAVRRPDRRLLGVTGLLFAVVHFLPYPVSDLPVGNPRGLALDAINAVVIAAAPIALGLLSRTRRELAARLDELTRSRAREDRLLADRVLATERARLAREMHDVVAHQVSLISLQAGAVQVSTADTRARAGARTIRELSVRTLDELRHMVGILRAAGADTEELTPQPKLADLLRLIELSALDVTYEAAYDPAAERSEAVERAAFRTVQEALTNVRKHAPGAKVRVRVDEPDGGLRVEVRNGPADSAVPAPGLPGGGHGLVGLRERAQSLGGTLEAAPTEDDGFVVRARFPRGG